From Pseudomonas arsenicoxydans:
TGCCTTTGTCGAGGAAGCTCTCTACTTTAGCGCCGGTGAGGCCGCCGAGACCTTTCAGAACGATTTGTAGGAAGACGCCGTGGTCGCCTTTTTCGTTTTGCGGGGCTTGTTGACTGAACTCGTCATACGAAACCCAGTAACGGTTGATCAGGCGCAGTTTCCAGCAGCAGTTGTCGTACTCGAAACCACCAAAGGCTTCCAGGGTACGGTTGCGGTTGTAGTCATACTGCCAGCGGCTGATGGCGTTCCATTGCGGCACGATCGGCCACATCACCGAGAAGTCGTGCTGTTCAATCTTGTAGTAGTCCTTCACATAGCCAGGCTGGCCAGGGGTGCCGTAGTCACCGCCACCCACGGACCACTTACCGGTGTTCTGGTCATAACGAACCTGGTCGTTACGATAGCGATAGCCGGCGTTGATGATCTTGTTCGGGTTGTCTTCAGGCTGGTAGTGGAACATCGCGCTGCCCGAGCGAGGGCTGCGGCTGTCCGGGTCCCAGTTGTAATCGGCGGTGGTGCGCCAATCGCGGTTCCAGCGGTATTCGTATTCCAGTGCATACGGCGACACATTGGAATGCGCGTCTTCGCGGGTTTTTGGGTCGATACCCGGCAGCTGGACTTCGCGGTCCTTGAAGTACATGGCCTGGCCTACGCTGATCCGTTGACGCTCGAAACCGTTGTCTTCGATCCAGCGGTTGGTGATGCCCAGGGACAGCTTGTTCTCGTCGCCTACACGGTCGGAGCCCGAGAATCGGTTGTCACGGAACAGCGACGCGTAGTTGAACGTGTATTCGCCGGTGTCGAAAACAGGAATGTTTTCCTGATCCTTCTCCGGTACATAGAGGTAGTACAGGCGCGGCTCGAGGGTCTGGCGATAGTTTTTACCGAACCATTGAGTGTTGCGATCGAAGTACAGGCCGCTGTCGATGCTGGCGATGGGTACGCCACGGCTTTGGTTGGTGCCGAAGGTACCGTTGAGTTGGTCTTGTTCTGCGGTCTGTGCAGCAATCTGGGATTTGCCGATGCTGTCCAGGTCCAGTTGGTACTGCGTGTACTGGTACTTCAGGGACGGCTTCAGGAAACCATAGCTGGCATTCATTGGATAGCTGACAACCGGGGCGACGTTCAGACGATCACCGTTAGCACGTGCCAAGCCTTGAACGTTAGTATCCAGACGTGGACTTACATTGCCGTCTTCATCGGTAAAGGTGCCGTTTTTCAGGTCACGATCAAACCGCACCACTTCGGTTTCGTAAGCGAAATTCAGTCCGCCCGGATGCTCCTGCAACGCACCGTTGAAGGTGATCTGCGGCAGGCGATCGTACGGCGTGATGTTGGAAACGGTCGCCAGCTGGTAAGCCTGGGCGTTGATGCGGGCGGTGTAACTATCTCCACGATAGGTGACCGAGCCCTGCTGGTTTACGTAGTCAGCGCTTTTCACGCCAATCTGGTCAGTCTGCAGATCCTGGAAGTAGTACGGATCGCTGATCTTGGTGTAATCGACCTGCGTGAGCACCCGCGAATCCAGGCCGCCCTTGTGCTGCCAGTTATACATGTAGCGGTTTTTCTGGTAGTCGGTCTGCTTGCTACGATCGGTGTCTTCGTCATTGAGGTACGCACCACCAAACTGACCTTCGCTCGACTTGGTCAGATAGCGGAACTCGCCTTCCATCAACAGGCCGTGCTTGCTCATGTAGCGCGGGTACAACGTGGCGTCGTAGTTCGGTGCCAGGTTGAAGTAATACGGTGTGACCAGCATGAAGCCGGTATCGCTGCCCGTGCCGATGGTCGGCGGCAGGAAGCCGGACTGGCGACGGTCGTCGATCGGGAAATAGATGTAAGGCGTGTACAGGACTGGAATGTCCTTGACCCGCAATGTCACGTTGGTTGCGGTACCGAAACCGGTCGCCGGGTTCAAGGTGATGTTGTTGCCCTTGAGCTGCCAGGAGTTGCTATTCGGTTCGCACGTGGTGTACGTACCGTCCTTGAGGCGGATGATCGCGTTTTCGGCCCGTTTGGCGTACAGCGCGTTACCGCGGATACGCGATTTATGCATCACGTATTCGGCGTTATCGACCTTGGCTTCACCGGTGTCGAGCTGCACGTCGGCATGGTCGCCGACAAGCAGGGCGCCGTTGTCGCGA
This genomic window contains:
- a CDS encoding LPS-assembly protein LptD, producing MALKSPAFRKKFPLLVTGSLLALQPLATSFVVAAEQYDCSVSASGAWACAPKSPAAALPPRPVHEGSAVSATGEASTEGGTSEDTGAKPALVTEAKGRGLKSRSADYSHLDWVPRENLTAAQLAEAGPYCSGSYIEPIRPGMNDKTNKSDAPTFIGAKASRYNTEDQVGTLAGDVVMRQGSMQVEADEANLYQAESRGELSGNVRIRDNGALLVGDHADVQLDTGEAKVDNAEYVMHKSRIRGNALYAKRAENAIIRLKDGTYTTCEPNSNSWQLKGNNITLNPATGFGTATNVTLRVKDIPVLYTPYIYFPIDDRRQSGFLPPTIGTGSDTGFMLVTPYYFNLAPNYDATLYPRYMSKHGLLMEGEFRYLTKSSEGQFGGAYLNDEDTDRSKQTDYQKNRYMYNWQHKGGLDSRVLTQVDYTKISDPYYFQDLQTDQIGVKSADYVNQQGSVTYRGDSYTARINAQAYQLATVSNITPYDRLPQITFNGALQEHPGGLNFAYETEVVRFDRDLKNGTFTDEDGNVSPRLDTNVQGLARANGDRLNVAPVVSYPMNASYGFLKPSLKYQYTQYQLDLDSIGKSQIAAQTAEQDQLNGTFGTNQSRGVPIASIDSGLYFDRNTQWFGKNYRQTLEPRLYYLYVPEKDQENIPVFDTGEYTFNYASLFRDNRFSGSDRVGDENKLSLGITNRWIEDNGFERQRISVGQAMYFKDREVQLPGIDPKTREDAHSNVSPYALEYEYRWNRDWRTTADYNWDPDSRSPRSGSAMFHYQPEDNPNKIINAGYRYRNDQVRYDQNTGKWSVGGGDYGTPGQPGYVKDYYKIEQHDFSVMWPIVPQWNAISRWQYDYNRNRTLEAFGGFEYDNCCWKLRLINRYWVSYDEFSQQAPQNEKGDHGVFLQIVLKGLGGLTGAKVESFLDKGIQGYREREEQAF